One Monomorium pharaonis isolate MP-MQ-018 chromosome 4, ASM1337386v2, whole genome shotgun sequence DNA segment encodes these proteins:
- the LOC105828422 gene encoding uncharacterized protein LOC105828422 isoform X2: MEGETYWPPHNVEAESLVRKEVNANKNWPKYRVHIKRYHDEYIKARNNVKGITKHDDSNYKTEKELGRGMRKKTNKILSSTSSSDSDEQKRVKKSTKSVATPPNVQPPLHCNFYGSVPSYSHFNESQKKKKLNIKVDAHKSQRIQKQQASLNCSSIKRKAVLVQNVLDARKRAAGQI, from the exons ATGGAAGGTGAAACGTATTGGCCACCACATAATGTTGAAGCCGAAAGCTTGGTCCGTAAAGAagtaaatgcaaataaaaattggccCAAATATCGTGTACATATCAAGAGATATCACG ATGAATACATAAAAGCaagaaataatgttaaagGAATTACTAAACATGATGattctaattataaaacagAAAAGGAATTAGGTAGAGGCATGCGTAAAAAGACAAATAAGATATTATCGTCAACATCATCTTCAGACTCTGATGAACAaaaacgtgtaaaaaaatcGACCAAATCAGTTGCAACTCCTCCAAATGTGCAACCACCTCttcattgtaatttttatggttCAGTCCCTTCGTATTCACACTTCAATGAAAGtcagaagaagaagaaacttAACATCAAAGTCGACGCGCATAAATCCCAGAGGATACAGAAGCAGCAAGCTTCTCTTAATTGCTCtagtattaaaagaaaagcagtacttgtacaaaatgtattgGATGCAAGAAAAAGAGCAGCAgggcaaatttaa